One genomic segment of Ancylobacter sp. IITR112 includes these proteins:
- a CDS encoding ATP-binding cassette domain-containing protein, with translation MNGHIGDSMAAFVLEEAGFRIGDRALLVPTSLTLPHRRVVGLISPNGSGKPTLLKLLARQMPAGAGTIRFEGKDLAAWIHRGFARRAGRRFDGRVKLRMPIPYS, from the coding sequence ATGAATGGCCACATCGGGGATTCGATGGCGGCCTTCGTGCTTGAGGAAGCCGGCTTCCGGATCGGGGATCGGGCGCTGCTCGTGCCGACCTCGCTGACGCTGCCGCACCGGCGCGTCGTCGGCCTCATCAGTCCGAACGGCTCCGGCAAGCCCACCCTGCTCAAGCTGCTCGCCCGGCAAATGCCGGCGGGCGCCGGCACGATCCGCTTCGAGGGGAAGGATCTCGCTGCCTGGATCCACCGCGGCTTCGCTCGCCGCGCTGGCCGGCGATTTGACGGGCGCGTGAAATTACGAATGCCCATCCCGTATTCTTAA